In Nitrospiria bacterium, the following are encoded in one genomic region:
- a CDS encoding YajQ family cyclic di-GMP-binding protein has protein sequence MANLNSFDIVSKTDMQEVKNAVDQASKELSQRFDFKGSKSLITLEGTDLVVVSDDEYKLKSVLDILQSKLVKRGVSLKALSYGPVDAALGGTVRQKIALQQGINSDKAKEIAKAIRDAKFKAQTQIQGDQVRVLSKDKDELQTIIAFLKGQDFGLPLQFTNYR, from the coding sequence ATGGCCAATCTTAATTCCTTTGATATCGTTTCCAAGACCGACATGCAGGAGGTCAAGAATGCGGTGGACCAGGCTTCCAAAGAGCTGTCCCAGCGCTTCGACTTTAAAGGAAGCAAAAGCCTCATCACGCTGGAGGGCACCGACCTGGTCGTCGTATCGGATGACGAATACAAGTTAAAGAGCGTTCTGGATATTCTCCAGTCCAAGCTGGTCAAGCGCGGTGTTTCTCTCAAGGCCCTGAGCTACGGGCCGGTCGACGCAGCGCTTGGCGGCACCGTCCGGCAGAAAATCGCGTTGCAGCAGGGGATCAATTCCGATAAAGCCAAAGAGATCGCCAAGGCGATCCGGGACGCGAAGTTCAAGGCCCAGACCCAGATCCAGGGAGACCAGGTCCGCGTATTGAGCAAGGACAAAGACGAACTCCAAACCATCATCGCCTTTTTGAAAGGTCAGGACTTCGGCCTGCCGTTGCAGTTCACCAATTACCGGTAG